A single region of the Cereibacter sphaeroides 2.4.1 genome encodes:
- a CDS encoding Lrp/AsnC family transcriptional regulator translates to MLDDTDRRLLRHLLAEPALGTAELAARAGLTTATCWRRLERLTERGVIGARQAVIDWRRLGYEVEVSLRFTLDKTDPRAFDEFLAAARTVPEVIGIETFLGRVDVRLNVIARDMKHYQELYRSRILSLPHITDIEALMLVATIREAEALPL, encoded by the coding sequence ATGCTCGACGACACCGACCGCCGCCTGTTGCGTCACCTTCTGGCCGAGCCCGCGCTCGGCACGGCGGAGCTTGCCGCGCGGGCGGGACTGACCACGGCCACCTGCTGGCGCAGGCTCGAGCGGCTGACCGAACGCGGCGTGATCGGGGCCCGGCAGGCGGTGATCGACTGGCGCAGGCTTGGCTACGAGGTCGAGGTCTCGCTGCGCTTCACGCTGGACAAGACCGACCCGCGCGCCTTCGACGAGTTTCTGGCCGCCGCCCGCACCGTGCCCGAGGTGATCGGCATCGAGACCTTCCTCGGGCGGGTGGATGTGCGGCTCAACGTGATCGCGCGCGACATGAAACATTATCAGGAGCTCTACCGCTCCCGGATCCTGTCGCTGCCGCATATCACCGACATCGAGGCGCTGATGCTGGTGGCCACGATCCGCGAGGCGGAGGCGCTGCCGCTGTGA
- the carA gene encoding glutamine-hydrolyzing carbamoyl-phosphate synthase small subunit, translating to MAAASPTDKPTACLALADGTIFYGRGFGARGETVAELVFNTAMTGYQEIMTDPSYAGQIVTFTFPHVGNVGVTPEDDETAEPVAAGMVVKWDPTEPSNWRATSELTQWLEAKGRIGVGGIDTRRLTRAIRQQGAPHVALAHDPEGRFDIGALVAKARGWRGLVGLDLAKDVTCAQSYRWDEMRWAWPEGYRSRSEPGLKVVAIDYGAKRNILRCLASAGCDVTVLPATATAEDVLALNPDGVFLSNGPGDPAATGAYAVPMIQGVLARDMPLFGICLGHQMLALALGAKTVKMNHGHHGANHPVKDLETGKVEITSMNHGFTVDSQTLPAGVKETHVSLFDGSNCGIRVEDRPVFSVQYHPEASPGPQDSYYLFDRFAAAMRARRAA from the coding sequence ATGGCCGCAGCCAGCCCCACCGACAAGCCCACTGCCTGCCTCGCGCTCGCCGATGGCACCATCTTCTACGGCAGGGGCTTCGGCGCCCGGGGCGAGACGGTGGCCGAGCTCGTCTTCAACACCGCCATGACCGGCTATCAGGAGATCATGACCGATCCCTCCTATGCGGGGCAGATCGTGACTTTCACCTTCCCGCATGTGGGCAATGTGGGCGTGACCCCCGAGGACGACGAGACGGCCGAGCCGGTCGCCGCCGGCATGGTGGTGAAGTGGGACCCGACCGAACCCTCGAACTGGCGCGCGACCTCGGAGCTCACCCAATGGCTCGAGGCCAAGGGCCGGATCGGCGTGGGCGGCATCGACACGCGGCGCCTCACCCGGGCGATCCGCCAGCAGGGCGCGCCGCATGTGGCGCTGGCCCACGATCCCGAAGGCCGCTTCGACATCGGAGCGCTGGTGGCCAAGGCCCGCGGCTGGCGCGGGCTCGTCGGTCTCGACCTCGCCAAGGACGTGACCTGCGCCCAGAGCTACCGCTGGGACGAGATGCGGTGGGCCTGGCCCGAGGGCTACCGGTCGCGCAGCGAGCCGGGGCTGAAGGTCGTGGCCATCGACTACGGCGCCAAGCGCAACATCCTGCGCTGCCTCGCCTCGGCGGGCTGCGACGTGACCGTGCTCCCCGCGACCGCCACGGCCGAGGACGTGCTGGCGCTGAACCCGGACGGGGTGTTCCTCTCGAACGGCCCGGGCGATCCGGCGGCGACCGGCGCCTATGCGGTGCCGATGATCCAGGGCGTGCTCGCACGGGACATGCCGCTCTTCGGCATCTGCCTCGGCCACCAGATGCTGGCCCTCGCGCTCGGGGCGAAGACCGTCAAGATGAACCACGGCCACCACGGCGCGAACCATCCGGTGAAGGATCTCGAGACCGGCAAGGTCGAGATCACCTCGATGAACCACGGCTTCACGGTCGACAGCCAGACGCTGCCCGCCGGCGTGAAGGAAACCCATGTGAGCCTCTTCGACGGCTCGAACTGCGGGATCCGGGTCGAGGATCGGCCGGTCTTCTCGGTGCAGTATCATCCCGAGGCGAGCCCCGGCCCGCAGGACAGCTATTATCTCTTCGATCGGTTCGCCGCGGCCATGCGCGCCCGCCGCGCGGCCTGA
- a CDS encoding pyrimidine 5'-nucleotidase, which translates to MVADRFSHVRGWVFDLDNTLYPPSARLFDQIERRMTDWVMTELRVVREEADRLRRHYWSTYGTTLAGLMAEHGVDPAPYLSHVHDISLDHLERDMILAARIRALPGRKIVYTNGCAPYAERVLEARGLANLFDAVYGVEHAGFRPKPDRAAFETVFAADRLAPGTAAMFEDDSRNLLAPHEMGMRTVHVAPEALPAPHIHHHTLDLSEFLALLQP; encoded by the coding sequence ATGGTGGCCGATCGTTTCTCACATGTCCGGGGCTGGGTCTTCGACCTCGACAACACGCTCTATCCCCCGTCCGCGCGCCTCTTCGACCAGATCGAGCGACGGATGACGGACTGGGTGATGACCGAGCTTCGCGTGGTGCGGGAGGAGGCCGACCGGCTCCGGCGGCATTACTGGTCCACCTACGGCACCACGCTGGCAGGGCTGATGGCCGAGCACGGGGTCGATCCCGCGCCCTATCTGAGCCATGTCCACGACATCTCGCTCGACCATCTCGAGCGCGACATGATCCTCGCCGCGCGCATCCGGGCGCTGCCGGGGCGCAAGATCGTCTATACCAACGGCTGCGCGCCCTATGCCGAGCGCGTGCTCGAGGCGCGCGGCCTCGCGAACCTCTTCGATGCGGTCTATGGCGTCGAACATGCGGGCTTCCGGCCGAAGCCCGACCGCGCGGCCTTCGAGACCGTCTTCGCCGCCGACCGGCTGGCGCCCGGGACCGCGGCCATGTTCGAGGACGATTCGCGCAATCTCCTCGCGCCGCACGAGATGGGGATGCGCACCGTCCATGTGGCGCCCGAGGCGCTCCCTGCGCCGCACATCCACCACCACACGCTCGATCTGTCGGAGTTCCTGGCCCTTCTGCAGCCCTGA
- a CDS encoding UbiH/UbiF family hydroxylase produces the protein MARIATDILVSGGGVAGLTAAAAFASAGWSVICVDPQPPVTSAEAEGADLRSTALLQPSIPLLQAAGLWPRLAPHAAPLQVMRIVDAGGPVAEPRVIKDFDAADISEQPFGWNLPNWLLRREMVAHLKTLKRVDFRPGIATKSVLTRESEALVTLSDGTRVAARLLVAADGRNSPVREALGISVRTTRYGQKALAFTVTHPIPHENVSTEIHRSGGPFTLVPLPDAGGKPASAIVWMERGEEALRLKALPRETFEAEMTARSCGILGPLTLASQVNVWPIISQVAARMSGERTALMAEAAHVMPPIGAQGLNMSLADLRALLELLADHRDDPGSAALLEAYHRRRHWEVQARILGIDLLNRASMAGDPAWRDLRAKLLDALYGSAPVRRTLMRAGLGVA, from the coding sequence ATGGCCCGGATCGCAACCGACATTCTCGTCTCCGGCGGAGGAGTGGCCGGCCTGACGGCCGCCGCCGCCTTCGCCTCGGCCGGCTGGTCCGTGATCTGCGTCGATCCGCAGCCCCCCGTCACCTCGGCCGAGGCCGAGGGGGCCGACCTGCGCTCCACCGCCCTCCTCCAGCCCTCGATCCCGCTCCTTCAGGCCGCGGGCCTCTGGCCGCGTCTGGCGCCCCATGCGGCGCCGCTGCAGGTCATGCGCATCGTGGATGCGGGCGGACCGGTGGCCGAGCCGCGCGTCATCAAGGATTTCGACGCGGCCGACATCTCCGAACAGCCCTTCGGCTGGAACCTCCCGAACTGGCTCCTGCGGCGCGAGATGGTGGCCCATCTCAAGACGCTGAAGCGCGTGGATTTCCGTCCGGGCATCGCCACGAAATCGGTCCTCACCCGCGAGAGCGAAGCGCTTGTCACCCTCTCCGACGGCACCCGCGTCGCGGCCCGGCTGCTGGTCGCGGCCGACGGGCGCAACTCGCCGGTGCGCGAGGCGCTGGGGATCTCGGTGCGCACCACCCGCTACGGCCAGAAGGCGCTGGCCTTCACCGTGACCCACCCGATCCCGCACGAGAATGTCTCGACCGAGATCCACCGCTCGGGCGGCCCCTTCACCCTCGTTCCCCTGCCCGACGCAGGCGGCAAGCCCGCCTCGGCCATCGTCTGGATGGAACGCGGCGAGGAGGCGCTGCGGCTGAAGGCCCTGCCCCGCGAGACCTTCGAGGCCGAGATGACCGCACGCTCCTGCGGGATCCTCGGCCCGCTCACCCTCGCCTCGCAGGTCAATGTCTGGCCGATCATCAGCCAGGTCGCGGCCCGCATGTCGGGCGAGCGCACGGCCCTGATGGCCGAGGCCGCCCATGTCATGCCGCCCATCGGCGCGCAGGGGCTGAACATGAGCCTCGCCGACCTGCGCGCGCTCTTGGAGCTTCTGGCGGATCACCGGGACGATCCCGGCTCCGCAGCCCTGCTCGAGGCCTACCACCGCCGTCGTCACTGGGAGGTGCAGGCCCGCATCCTCGGCATCGACCTCCTGAACCGCGCCTCGATGGCAGGCGATCCGGCCTGGCGCGACCTGCGCGCCAAGCTCCTCGATGCGCTCTACGGCTCGGCGCCGGTGCGCCGCACGCTGATGCGCGCGGGCCTCGGCGTCGCCTGA
- a CDS encoding Lrp/AsnC family transcriptional regulator: protein MIDLDDIDRALLRALAEDATQGAGALGRRFGLSQPAAWRRIRRLEEAGVIAGRRVVVDREALGFGVTVFLGVKLATKGRVSLEDFERAVTAIPEVQVVQHVLGLFDYRLRVVARDIADFERVLRRRIMTLPGVGQVEANVLLTEEKRPGPLG from the coding sequence GTGATCGATCTCGACGATATCGACCGGGCGCTGCTCCGGGCGCTGGCCGAGGATGCGACGCAGGGCGCAGGCGCGCTCGGGCGGCGCTTCGGCCTGTCGCAGCCCGCAGCCTGGCGGCGGATCCGGCGGCTGGAGGAGGCGGGCGTCATCGCCGGAAGGCGCGTGGTCGTCGACCGCGAGGCGCTGGGGTTCGGGGTGACGGTGTTCCTCGGGGTGAAGCTCGCGACCAAGGGGCGGGTCAGCCTCGAGGATTTCGAGCGCGCGGTGACGGCGATCCCCGAGGTGCAGGTGGTGCAGCATGTGCTGGGCCTGTTCGATTACCGGCTGCGGGTGGTGGCGCGCGACATCGCCGATTTCGAGCGGGTGCTGCGGCGGCGGATCATGACCCTGCCGGGGGTGGGGCAGGTCGAGGCCAATGTGCTTCTGACCGAGGAGAAGCGGCCGGGCCCGCTCGGCTGA
- a CDS encoding L,D-transpeptidase, with translation MTGSLPRRLLPALAALALLAACAPEPPPTRSATPMGLSPQIAALYGPVADGERIIPAVPPQYLSADKVRREVDYFTDQPPGTIVVDPYARYLYLVQPGQRALRYAIAVGREGRGFSGEAVIPIKREWPRWIPTKSMIAEDPEQYGPWKDGMDGGLSNPLGARALYLHRDGKDTYYRIHGTNDVSSIGKATSAGCIRLWNQDILDLYARVSLGTQVVVLTEAESGKGTVPAGRALPPRVAGLNSVAPPGETAATMFFTESF, from the coding sequence ATGACCGGATCTCTCCCGCGCCGCCTCCTGCCCGCCCTCGCCGCGCTCGCGCTGCTCGCCGCCTGTGCGCCCGAACCGCCGCCCACCCGCAGCGCCACGCCGATGGGCCTCTCGCCGCAGATCGCGGCCCTTTACGGCCCGGTGGCGGACGGCGAGCGGATCATCCCGGCGGTGCCGCCGCAATATCTCTCGGCCGACAAGGTCCGGCGCGAGGTGGATTATTTCACCGATCAGCCGCCGGGGACCATCGTGGTCGATCCCTATGCGCGCTACCTCTATCTGGTGCAGCCCGGCCAGCGGGCGCTGCGCTATGCCATCGCCGTCGGGCGGGAAGGCCGCGGCTTTTCGGGCGAGGCAGTGATCCCGATCAAGCGGGAATGGCCGCGCTGGATTCCCACCAAGAGCATGATTGCGGAAGATCCCGAGCAGTACGGGCCGTGGAAGGACGGGATGGACGGCGGGCTCTCGAACCCGCTCGGGGCCCGCGCGCTCTATCTGCACAGGGACGGCAAGGACACCTATTACCGGATCCACGGCACCAACGATGTCTCCTCGATCGGCAAGGCCACCTCGGCGGGCTGCATCCGGCTCTGGAACCAGGATATCCTCGATCTCTATGCGCGGGTGTCGCTGGGCACGCAGGTGGTGGTGCTGACGGAGGCCGAGTCGGGCAAGGGCACGGTGCCCGCGGGGCGGGCACTGCCGCCGCGCGTTGCGGGCTTGAACAGCGTGGCACCTCCGGGCGAGACGGCCGCCACGATGTTCTTCACCGAGAGCTTCTGA
- a CDS encoding glycosyltransferase encodes MPALPDSLPQIRPGRAPAAPRPLPSPAEAAEPMGVMLLREGHLAPHRIMAALSHGGRPSAPLADLLLAEGALSEDEILAMMARRSGLPVLDPAAERPDPRLIDRLGVRDCLREGLLPLRDTGSAVLLAAAAPESFRRHRPRLEELFGTVIPALASRSSIEDALQELRADAIGAAAELRVAPEESCRDWRTGRMTRLAALAGLALAAGLALAPGLVLLALTAWALLALACGTALRLATAVASLRRPPPEPESPPLLHLPMVSIIVALYREEDIAGRLVARLGRLDYPHDRLEILLVVEEADRRTRRALLEARLPPWMRIVVSPKGAIRTKPRALNVALDHCRGSIVGVYDAEDAPEPDQIRRVVEGFSRRGSHVACLQGRLDYYNPRTNWLSRCFTIEYAAWFRLMLPGLDRLGLVVPLGGTTLFFRRAALEELGAWDAHNVTEDADLGIRLARHGYRTDLIDTVTAEEANCRAIPWIKQRSRWIKGFMMTWAVHMRAPRLLWRQLGPWRFAGFQVMFLGSISQTLLAPVLWSFWLLALGLPHPVAPLVPEPLLWSMIGLLIGSEGTAIAMGILALRQTRHRLNPLWVPTLHLYNPLATFAAYKALWELLRAPFYWDKTCHGVFDAQARGRPLLQPA; translated from the coding sequence TTGCCAGCACTCCCCGATTCCCTGCCCCAGATCCGGCCGGGCCGCGCGCCTGCAGCGCCGCGCCCCCTGCCCTCGCCCGCGGAGGCCGCGGAGCCGATGGGCGTGATGCTGCTGCGCGAAGGGCATCTCGCGCCGCACCGGATCATGGCGGCCCTCAGTCACGGCGGGCGGCCGTCCGCACCCCTCGCCGATCTGCTGCTCGCCGAAGGCGCCCTGTCCGAGGACGAGATCCTCGCCATGATGGCGCGGCGGAGCGGGCTGCCGGTGCTCGACCCCGCGGCCGAGCGGCCCGATCCCCGGCTCATCGACCGGCTGGGGGTGCGGGACTGTCTGCGCGAGGGCCTCCTGCCCCTCCGCGACACGGGCAGCGCCGTCCTGCTGGCGGCGGCGGCCCCCGAGAGCTTCCGCCGCCACCGGCCGCGGCTCGAGGAGCTGTTCGGCACCGTGATCCCCGCCCTCGCCAGCCGCTCGTCCATCGAGGACGCGCTGCAGGAGCTGCGCGCGGACGCCATCGGAGCCGCGGCCGAACTTCGGGTCGCACCGGAGGAAAGCTGCCGCGACTGGCGCACGGGGCGGATGACTCGGCTCGCGGCGCTGGCGGGCCTCGCCCTCGCCGCGGGCCTCGCCTTGGCACCGGGCCTTGTGCTGCTCGCCCTGACCGCCTGGGCGCTTCTGGCGCTAGCCTGCGGCACAGCGCTGCGGCTGGCAACCGCGGTGGCGAGCCTGCGCCGCCCTCCGCCCGAGCCCGAAAGCCCGCCGCTCCTGCATCTGCCGATGGTCTCGATCATCGTGGCGCTCTATCGCGAAGAGGATATCGCGGGCCGTCTCGTGGCGCGCCTCGGCCGCCTCGACTATCCCCACGACCGGCTCGAGATCCTGCTTGTGGTGGAAGAGGCCGACCGACGGACACGGCGGGCGCTGCTCGAGGCGCGCCTGCCGCCCTGGATGCGGATCGTGGTCTCGCCCAAAGGCGCGATCCGCACCAAGCCGCGGGCGCTCAACGTGGCGCTCGACCATTGCCGGGGCTCCATCGTGGGCGTCTACGACGCCGAGGACGCGCCCGAGCCCGACCAGATCCGCCGCGTGGTCGAGGGCTTCAGCCGGCGCGGCTCGCACGTCGCCTGCCTGCAGGGACGGCTCGACTATTACAACCCGCGCACCAACTGGCTGTCGCGCTGCTTCACCATCGAATATGCGGCCTGGTTCCGGCTGATGCTGCCGGGGCTCGACCGGCTGGGGCTCGTGGTCCCGCTCGGAGGCACCACCCTCTTCTTCCGCCGCGCGGCGCTCGAGGAGCTGGGCGCCTGGGACGCGCATAACGTGACCGAGGATGCGGATCTCGGCATCCGCCTCGCGCGGCACGGCTACCGCACCGACCTCATCGACACGGTGACGGCCGAGGAAGCCAACTGCCGCGCCATCCCCTGGATCAAGCAGAGATCGCGCTGGATCAAGGGCTTCATGATGACATGGGCCGTCCATATGCGCGCGCCGCGGCTGCTCTGGCGGCAACTCGGCCCCTGGCGCTTTGCAGGCTTCCAGGTGATGTTCCTCGGCTCGATCTCGCAGACCCTGCTCGCGCCGGTGCTCTGGTCCTTCTGGCTGCTGGCGCTCGGCCTGCCGCATCCGGTGGCGCCGCTCGTGCCCGAGCCGCTGCTCTGGTCGATGATCGGGCTTCTCATCGGATCGGAGGGCACCGCCATTGCCATGGGCATCCTCGCCCTGCGGCAGACCCGGCACCGCCTGAACCCGCTCTGGGTGCCGACCCTGCATCTCTACAACCCGCTCGCCACCTTCGCGGCCTACAAGGCGCTGTGGGAGCTCCTGCGCGCGCCCTTCTACTGGGACAAGACCTGCCACGGGGTCTTCGACGCCCAGGCCCGCGGCCGCCCTCTCCTGCAGCCCGCCTGA
- a CDS encoding GatB/YqeY domain-containing protein yields the protein MTLRERLQDAMKEAMRAKQPDRLSTLRLINAAIKDRDIAARVDGADGMVSDEEITAILGRMVRQRIESARAYEEGGRLELAEKERAEIGVIEDFLPRQLDPEEVEAAISAAIAEVEATTIRDMGKVMAELKTRYTGQMDFSAVGPMVKDRLG from the coding sequence ATGACTCTGCGCGAGCGGCTTCAGGACGCTATGAAAGAGGCGATGCGTGCCAAGCAGCCGGACCGGCTCTCGACGCTGCGTCTCATCAATGCCGCCATCAAGGACCGCGACATCGCCGCCCGCGTGGATGGCGCCGACGGCATGGTGTCGGACGAGGAGATCACCGCCATCCTGGGCCGCATGGTCCGCCAGCGCATCGAGAGCGCGCGGGCCTACGAGGAGGGCGGCCGGCTCGAGCTCGCCGAGAAGGAACGGGCCGAGATCGGCGTGATCGAGGACTTCCTGCCGCGCCAGCTCGATCCGGAGGAGGTGGAGGCTGCGATCTCGGCCGCCATCGCCGAGGTGGAGGCCACGACGATCCGCGACATGGGCAAGGTCATGGCCGAGCTGAAGACGCGCTACACCGGCCAGATGGATTTCTCCGCCGTGGGTCCGATGGTGAAGGACCGGCTGGGCTGA
- the ilvC gene encoding ketol-acid reductoisomerase, translating into MRVYYDRDCDINLIKDKKVAILGYGSQGHAHALNLRDSGAKNVVVALREGSPSAKKAEAEGLKVMGIAEAAAWCDLIMFTMPDELQAETYRKYVHDNLREGSAIAFAHGLNVHFGLIEPKPGVDVIMMAPKGPGHTVRGEYVKGGGVPCLVAVHNDATGKAMEIGLSYCSAIGGGRSGIIETNFRQECETDLFGEQAVLCGGLVELIRMGFETLVEAGYEPEMAYFECLHEVKLIVDLIYEGGIANMNYSISNTAEYGEYVSGPRILPYEETKARMKAVLTDIQTGKFVRDFMQENAVGQPFFKATRRINDEHQIEQVGEKLRGMMPWISKGKMVDRARN; encoded by the coding sequence ATGCGCGTCTATTACGATCGCGACTGCGACATCAACCTGATCAAGGACAAGAAGGTCGCCATCCTCGGCTATGGCAGCCAGGGTCATGCCCATGCGCTGAACCTGCGCGATTCGGGCGCGAAGAACGTGGTCGTGGCGCTCCGCGAGGGCTCGCCCTCCGCCAAGAAGGCCGAAGCCGAGGGCCTCAAGGTCATGGGCATCGCCGAAGCCGCCGCCTGGTGCGACCTCATCATGTTCACCATGCCCGACGAGCTTCAGGCCGAGACCTACAGGAAATACGTCCACGACAATCTGCGCGAAGGCTCGGCGATCGCCTTCGCCCACGGGCTCAACGTGCATTTCGGCCTGATCGAGCCGAAGCCGGGCGTCGACGTCATCATGATGGCGCCGAAGGGCCCGGGCCACACCGTCCGCGGCGAATATGTCAAGGGCGGCGGCGTGCCCTGCCTCGTGGCCGTGCACAATGATGCGACCGGCAAGGCGATGGAAATCGGCCTCTCCTACTGCTCGGCCATCGGCGGCGGCCGCTCGGGCATCATCGAGACCAACTTCCGTCAGGAATGCGAGACCGACCTCTTCGGCGAGCAGGCCGTGCTCTGCGGCGGCCTCGTCGAGCTCATCCGCATGGGCTTCGAGACGCTGGTCGAAGCCGGCTACGAGCCCGAGATGGCCTATTTCGAGTGCCTGCACGAGGTGAAGCTGATCGTGGACCTGATCTACGAAGGCGGCATCGCCAACATGAACTACTCGATCTCGAACACCGCCGAATATGGCGAATATGTCTCGGGCCCGCGGATCCTGCCCTACGAGGAGACCAAGGCTCGCATGAAGGCCGTGCTGACCGACATCCAGACCGGCAAGTTCGTGCGCGACTTCATGCAGGAAAATGCCGTGGGTCAGCCCTTCTTCAAGGCCACCCGCCGCATCAACGACGAGCACCAGATCGAGCAGGTCGGCGAGAAGCTGCGCGGCATGATGCCCTGGATCTCCAAGGGCAAGATGGTCGACCGCGCCCGCAACTGA
- a CDS encoding GntR family transcriptional regulator, whose amino-acid sequence MQKDAYTLILEAIEGGTYKPGDRLVESELAERLGVSRTPVREALQRLETQSMLTRDGRSLIVASLDHNQLAELYAVRTELEGLAARLAARHATEEEIRVLRGMVEDDRALLGGDPRALSRANKRFHKQIHLASHNRFLVQQLDLVHRSMALMATTSFAAEGRDEVAMAEHEQIVQAIEARDGEAAYAALRNHISKAFETRLRVDAGELRMR is encoded by the coding sequence GTGCAGAAAGATGCCTATACGCTGATCCTCGAGGCCATCGAGGGCGGCACCTACAAGCCCGGGGACCGTCTGGTGGAATCGGAACTGGCCGAGCGGCTGGGCGTGTCCCGCACCCCGGTGCGCGAGGCGCTGCAACGGCTCGAGACCCAGTCGATGCTCACGCGCGACGGCCGCAGCCTGATCGTGGCCTCGCTCGACCATAACCAGCTGGCGGAGCTCTATGCCGTGCGCACCGAGCTCGAGGGGCTGGCCGCGCGGCTTGCGGCCCGGCACGCGACCGAGGAGGAGATCCGGGTGCTGCGCGGCATGGTCGAGGACGACCGGGCGCTTCTGGGCGGCGATCCGCGGGCGCTGTCGCGCGCCAACAAGCGGTTTCACAAGCAGATCCATCTCGCCTCGCACAACCGCTTCCTCGTGCAGCAGCTCGACCTCGTGCACCGCTCGATGGCGCTGATGGCCACGACCTCCTTCGCGGCCGAGGGGCGCGACGAGGTGGCGATGGCCGAGCACGAGCAGATCGTGCAGGCGATCGAGGCGCGCGACGGCGAGGCGGCCTATGCGGCGCTGCGCAACCATATCTCGAAGGCCTTCGAGACCCGGCTCCGGGTGGATGCGGGCGAGCTGCGCATGCGCTGA
- a CDS encoding DUF2244 domain-containing protein, which translates to MPYEWVIAPKAPETSGAFPRSGEEDPLGRLHLWPYRSLPRRGFAAFIGVTCLLLALPLIGLLGSPVLWALLPFLVAVVTGMWLALNRSYGDGEILEELTLWPDRVTLDRHGPRGRRQSWQANPHWVRVTLHRSGGPVPHYLTLGGGPREVEIGAFLGEEERLALWPELERAFSRAR; encoded by the coding sequence ATGCCCTACGAATGGGTCATTGCCCCGAAGGCCCCGGAGACATCCGGGGCCTTTCCTCGTTCGGGGGAGGAAGATCCTCTCGGCCGGCTTCATCTGTGGCCCTACCGCTCGCTGCCACGGCGCGGCTTCGCGGCCTTCATCGGCGTGACCTGCCTGCTGCTCGCCCTGCCGCTGATCGGGCTGCTGGGCTCGCCCGTGCTCTGGGCGCTGCTGCCCTTCCTCGTAGCGGTCGTGACCGGCATGTGGCTGGCGCTGAACCGCAGCTACGGCGACGGGGAGATCCTCGAGGAGCTGACGCTCTGGCCCGACAGGGTGACGCTGGATCGGCACGGGCCGCGCGGCCGGCGGCAGAGCTGGCAGGCCAATCCGCACTGGGTGCGGGTGACGCTGCACCGAAGCGGCGGGCCGGTGCCCCATTACCTCACGCTCGGCGGCGGACCGCGCGAGGTGGAGATCGGCGCCTTTCTGGGCGAGGAGGAGCGTCTGGCGCTCTGGCCCGAACTGGAACGCGCTTTCTCCCGGGCGCGCTGA
- a CDS encoding aminotransferase class V-fold PLP-dependent enzyme, whose product MPALRPDVDPDGLMEFSVVFTDRSLNHMSAKFQHVMRDISGMLREVYGAEAVAVVPGGGTFAMEAVARQFATGAQALVVRNGWFSYRWTQILEAGGFAAGQTVVMARPSGNGARAPFAPPPIEEVEAKIAEAKPDVVFAPHVETSAGIILPDDYIARMAEAAHAAGALMVLDCIASGCIWVDMAATGVDVLISAPQKGWSASPAAGLVMLSGRAVERLEATASNSFALDLKKWRAIMAAYEAGGHAYHTTMPTDALLGFRDAMAETKAMGFEAAKSAQWRLGQEVRAMLAEKGVVSVAAEGFAAPGVVVSYTDDPEVQTGRKFLAEGLQIAAGVPLQVGEGAEFRTFRLGLFGLDKLADVEGTVARLRRAVEAVL is encoded by the coding sequence ATGCCCGCGCTGCGCCCGGATGTCGATCCCGACGGTCTGATGGAATTCTCGGTGGTCTTCACCGACCGGTCCCTGAACCACATGTCCGCGAAGTTCCAGCACGTGATGCGCGACATCTCGGGGATGTTGCGCGAGGTCTATGGCGCCGAGGCGGTGGCTGTCGTGCCGGGCGGCGGCACTTTCGCCATGGAGGCGGTGGCGCGGCAGTTCGCGACCGGGGCGCAGGCGCTCGTGGTGCGCAACGGCTGGTTCTCCTACCGCTGGACGCAGATCCTCGAGGCGGGCGGCTTTGCAGCCGGGCAGACGGTGGTGATGGCCCGGCCCTCGGGCAACGGGGCGCGCGCGCCCTTCGCGCCGCCGCCGATCGAGGAGGTGGAGGCGAAGATCGCCGAGGCGAAGCCGGATGTGGTCTTCGCGCCGCATGTCGAGACCTCGGCCGGGATCATCCTGCCCGACGATTACATCGCCCGGATGGCGGAGGCCGCCCATGCGGCCGGCGCGCTGATGGTGCTCGACTGCATCGCCTCGGGCTGCATCTGGGTCGACATGGCAGCGACCGGGGTCGATGTGCTGATCTCGGCGCCGCAGAAGGGCTGGTCGGCCTCGCCCGCCGCGGGGCTCGTGATGCTGTCGGGCCGGGCGGTCGAGCGGCTGGAGGCCACGGCCTCGAACAGCTTCGCGCTGGATCTGAAGAAATGGCGCGCGATCATGGCGGCCTACGAGGCGGGCGGGCATGCCTATCACACCACCATGCCCACCGATGCGCTGCTGGGCTTTCGCGATGCGATGGCCGAGACGAAGGCCATGGGCTTCGAGGCGGCCAAGTCGGCGCAGTGGCGGCTCGGGCAGGAGGTGCGCGCCATGCTGGCCGAAAAGGGCGTGGTCTCGGTCGCGGCCGAGGGCTTCGCGGCTCCGGGCGTTGTGGTGAGCTACACCGACGATCCCGAGGTGCAGACCGGCCGGAAGTTTCTGGCGGAGGGGCTGCAGATCGCGGCGGGCGTGCCGCTGCAGGTGGGCGAAGGGGCGGAGTTCCGCACCTTCCGGCTCGGGCTCTTCGGGCTCGACAAGCTCGCCGATGTCGAGGGCACGGTGGCCCGGCTGCGCCGGGCGGTGGAGGCCGTCCTCTGA